Proteins from a genomic interval of Capsicum annuum cultivar UCD-10X-F1 chromosome 4, UCD10Xv1.1, whole genome shotgun sequence:
- the LOC124898018 gene encoding uncharacterized protein K02A2.6-like — protein MPIKPKASNGHRFILVVIDYFMKWVKAANFKLVTKKVVIDFIHFHIICRFGILKIIVTDNAVNLNSYLMQEVFQQFKIMYKNSTPYRPKANGAVEVANKNLKKILRKMVQVWTSIGATPYLLVYKTEAVISVEIEIPSLRVVVEA, from the exons ATGCCAATTAAACCAAAGGCTTCGAATGGACAtaggtttattttagtagtcattGATTATTTCATGAAGTGGGTGAAAGCAGCGAATTTTAAGTTGGTGACCAAGAAAGTAGTGATTGATTTTATTCACTTCCATATTATTTGTCGGTTCGGCATTCTAAAGATAATTGTCACTGATAATGCTGTAAATCTCAATAgttatttgatgcaagaagtgttcCAACAATTTAAGATTATGTATAAAAATTCTACTCCTTATCGCCCAAAGGCAAATGGGGCTGTAGAAGTTGCcaacaagaacttaaagaaaatacttcGCAAGATGGTGCAGG TTTGGActtcaattggtgcaactccttacttATTGGTGTACAAAACCGAAGCAGTTATATCTGTGGAGATTGAAATTCCATCTCTTCGAGTAGTTGTAGAAGCTTAA